CTTGATCGAGATGCCGCCGGTGTCGAAGGTGATGCCCTTGCCGACCAGGGCCAGGTGCTTGGCGGCCTTGGCGGGGGAGTACTCGACCTTGACCAGGCGCGGCAAGCGGGCCGAACCACGGCCCACGCCGATCAGGCCGCCGTAGCCGTCCTTTTCCAGGCGCTTGTCATCGAGCACGGTGACCTTGACCGGCAGCGACTTCGCCGCATCCTTGGCCAGCTGGGCGAAGGACTCCGGGTAAAGGACATTCGGCGCCAGGTTGACCAGATCTCGGGTGGCACGAACCGCACGGCCCAGTACCGCGGCGCGCTTCAAGACCGCGGGCAGTGCCGGGTCGGCCGCGGCCGCCGTGGCCAGCACGGCGGCGGTCGGCGGGAGGGCCGAGGCCCGGGGGCTCTCGGAGCGGTGGGTGGCGAACGCGTAGGCGCCGAAGGAAATGCCCTCGGCCACGGCGGCCGCCTGCTCAAGCGTTTCGGCGGGCAGGGCGAACAGGACCGTCGGTACGCCGGACAGGGCGCGGGTTGCCGCACCGGCTGCGCGGCGCAGCGCCTCGGAGGTGGGGGCGTCGCCCTCGACCTTGCCGAGCCCGGTGAGCACGATGACATCGGCCAGGTGGCCGGCGCCGGCCGGCACGCGGCGCACCTCGTCCGCGGCGCCGCCCACGCCCAGAACGGAAAGCGATGCCTGCAGTGCCGCGGTGGCGGCAGCGGGGAGCGGGGAAGCCAGCAGTCGGGGCCCATCGGTGCCGCGGGCCACGCCGAGCACGAGTGCCCCGGCCGCAACGCGTTTGATGTCGAGGGAAACAGCTGTCAGCTTGAGTTCGCCGGGGTTGATCACGAGACCTGTCCTAAGTGGTAGTGGGGCTCTGATGGATTGCGGTGCGCGGCCTGCCCCGTCGATCGCCCCGCGCGCCGGGGTATTCATCCGAGCCTAGTCCGTGATCTGCGCGACGTGTCGCCCGCCGGCCCGCGCGCCGTGATTAGACTGGTTGGAAAGCAGCTGCCCGCCCGTGGCCCCCCGGTTCAATCCGGGTCCGGGGGAAGAAACCGGCGCCATCCGGAGTTGTAAGAGATCGGGACACCCCCGCGGCCCTTCCCGGTGCCGCGCCCGCGCCGGACGACCCGGCCGGAAGACCTGAAAGGAGACGTCGCCGCCATGCTTGATCCACAGTCCCTCATCAGGTTCGATGTCGAAAATCCCGATGACCCCACGCTGCAGGGCCTGGACATGATCATCGCCCTGTCAGGCCACGCCGACGCCGGCCACGCGCTGCGCCAGGTCCGACACGAACTGCTCGACGCGCTGAGCCCGCGCCTGATCGCCACGTTCGATGCCGACCAGCTGGTCGACTACCGCGAACACCGTCCCCAGGTTTCCTTCCTGGGCGACCATTTCGCCGCCTACCAGGCCCCCCGGATCGAGCTATACCGGCTCACCGATGGGCTGGAGCGCGACTTCCTCTTCCTCACCGGCCCCGAACCGGACCTGCAATGGGACCGCTTTTCCGCCGCCGTCCTGCTGCTGGCCGATGCGCTGAACGTGCGCCTGGGAGCCTCCTTCTCCGCCGTGCCGATGCCGGTGCCGCACACCCGGCCGCTGGGCGTGACGGTGCACGGGAACCGGCCGGACCTGATCGAGGGCATTTCCACCTGGAAGCCCACGGCCGAGGTTCCGGCTTCCGTCATCCAACTCATCGAACTACGGCTCATCGAGGCCGGGCGCGATGCCGTGGGTTACTCCATCCACGTTCCGCACTACCTGGCCGAGGCCGAATACCCGCAGGCCGCCGTCGCGGCGCTGGAATACCTGGGAGCTGCGCTGGAACTGGGACTACCCACAGACAGCCTGCGGGAGTCCGGCCGCCGCATCGAGGCCGAGGTCTCCGAGCAGGTAGCCTCCAACCCGGAAATCAAGCGCATGGTCGCGGCCTTCGAGCAGCGCTTCGACGAGCAGCTGCCCGATGAGGGACGCCGGTCGCTGCTGCTCGACGCGCTCGACGGGGTGCCTGACGGGGAGGAAATCGCGCTGGCGGCCGAGGCCTTCCTCTTCGGGCTCGACCCGAAGGTTATTCCACCGGCAGTCAACCCGCCCCCCGGAACCCCTCCGGTCACCAACCAGTGACT
Above is a window of Paeniglutamicibacter cryotolerans DNA encoding:
- a CDS encoding leucyl aminopeptidase yields the protein MINPGELKLTAVSLDIKRVAAGALVLGVARGTDGPRLLASPLPAAATAALQASLSVLGVGGAADEVRRVPAGAGHLADVIVLTGLGKVEGDAPTSEALRRAAGAATRALSGVPTVLFALPAETLEQAAAVAEGISFGAYAFATHRSESPRASALPPTAAVLATAAAADPALPAVLKRAAVLGRAVRATRDLVNLAPNVLYPESFAQLAKDAAKSLPVKVTVLDDKRLEKDGYGGLIGVGRGSARLPRLVKVEYSPAKAAKHLALVGKGITFDTGGISIKPAGSMHEMKSDMAGAAAVLQTVLAIAELGLPVKATAWLCLAENMPSGTATRPGDVISIYGGKTVEVLNTDAEGRLVMADGLVAASADAPDALIDVATLTGAQMVALGTRTAGVMGDTTLRNAVVDAADRAGEFAWAMPIPEELRASIDSQVADLANIGERHGGMMTAAAFLAEFVGEVDGVKIPWAHVDIAGPAFNTGSAYGYTPKNGTGFSVRTLVALAEAMAAGN
- a CDS encoding proteasome assembly chaperone family protein: MLDPQSLIRFDVENPDDPTLQGLDMIIALSGHADAGHALRQVRHELLDALSPRLIATFDADQLVDYREHRPQVSFLGDHFAAYQAPRIELYRLTDGLERDFLFLTGPEPDLQWDRFSAAVLLLADALNVRLGASFSAVPMPVPHTRPLGVTVHGNRPDLIEGISTWKPTAEVPASVIQLIELRLIEAGRDAVGYSIHVPHYLAEAEYPQAAVAALEYLGAALELGLPTDSLRESGRRIEAEVSEQVASNPEIKRMVAAFEQRFDEQLPDEGRRSLLLDALDGVPDGEEIALAAEAFLFGLDPKVIPPAVNPPPGTPPVTNQ